One region of Epilithonimonas zeae genomic DNA includes:
- a CDS encoding glycosyltransferase family 2 protein, whose product MINQENLFKVSIIVPVYNVELYLEKCLLSLVNQTLREIEILVVNDGSKDQSQQIIDKFQQEYPDRIFGFMKENGGLSDARNFGIDRAKGQYLGFVDSDDYVSEMMFEEMYNLAEKHNAEMAICNLQKVDENGNVTQKLTQLPNFPEKIVLENNLSVFSDISYFACNKLFRRELFQDKRFKKGIHFEDIELIPQLLLQCQALTFVPDYHYQYLERQDSISKSHTTKGLDILKAVETVSKKFSQSQFSNQLEALKGFQILEGVYTFLAYLAFVKDAGDFDKMSQELDTFIKTNGLKIKDILQYKRFGRNYLLSLPLKKKIYYVLSLLRLKKLVRLLIN is encoded by the coding sequence AAATTTGTTTAAAGTTTCGATCATTGTTCCGGTTTATAACGTCGAGTTATATCTGGAAAAATGCTTGTTATCATTAGTCAATCAAACTTTGCGGGAAATCGAAATTCTTGTTGTGAATGACGGAAGTAAGGATCAGTCTCAACAGATTATTGATAAATTCCAGCAAGAATATCCGGACAGGATTTTTGGCTTTATGAAAGAAAACGGTGGATTAAGCGATGCACGAAATTTCGGAATAGATCGAGCGAAAGGACAGTATTTAGGATTTGTTGATAGTGATGATTATGTTTCCGAAATGATGTTTGAAGAGATGTACAATCTTGCTGAAAAACACAACGCCGAAATGGCAATATGTAATCTTCAAAAGGTGGATGAAAATGGAAATGTTACTCAAAAATTAACACAACTTCCAAACTTCCCGGAGAAAATTGTTCTGGAAAATAATCTTTCGGTTTTTTCGGATATTTCTTATTTTGCTTGTAATAAGCTTTTCAGAAGAGAATTATTTCAGGATAAAAGATTCAAAAAAGGAATTCATTTCGAAGATATTGAATTGATTCCGCAATTGTTGCTTCAATGTCAGGCTTTAACATTCGTGCCTGATTATCATTATCAATATTTGGAAAGGCAGGATTCTATAAGTAAAAGCCATACTACGAAAGGTTTGGATATCTTAAAAGCTGTAGAAACTGTGAGCAAGAAATTTAGTCAAAGTCAATTTTCTAATCAATTAGAAGCTTTGAAAGGATTTCAAATTTTGGAAGGTGTTTATACTTTCTTGGCTTATTTGGCTTTCGTAAAAGATGCTGGCGATTTTGATAAAATGTCACAAGAACTGGATACTTTTATCAAAACTAATGGCTTAAAAATTAAAGATATATTGCAATATAAGCGGTTTGGTAGGAATTATCTATTATCTTTGCCCCTGAAGAAAAAAATTTATTACGTCCTAAGTCTGTTGAGATTGAAGAAGCTCGTCAGGTTATTGATAAATTAA
- a CDS encoding glycosyltransferase family 4 protein — protein sequence MNNNFETFLESTGISFFYFKLLLGFAFSFLITYVAIPTIIKISRRKNLMDEPGARSSHLRKIPNLGGIAIFFSLGVCAPIFAYELFDRYKFLFASFIILFFVGVMDDIMVLRAYKKLLAQILVSALLVIGSDVRIRNLFGVFGVYEINYYVSVAFSILTFIILINAFNLIDGIDGLAGSYTIATSALFGISFFRLGSHNDPLVILCGILIAASLGFLFYNLSNKRSTKIFMGDTGSMILGFLLSFTGISFIDIFIAKRDDVFYHLQSAPVIAVAILILPIIDTLTVIITRIYHKKSVLSPDKNHIHHKLLNLGLTHRRSTAYIIAYYLFIIIAAYFLRHLNVNQLLLIIVILGFLGAYLPIFLLRFKKD from the coding sequence ATGAATAATAATTTCGAAACTTTTTTAGAAAGCACCGGAATATCTTTCTTTTATTTTAAGCTCTTGCTCGGCTTTGCATTCTCGTTTCTCATTACTTACGTTGCAATTCCTACAATCATAAAAATTTCCAGAAGAAAAAATCTGATGGATGAGCCTGGCGCAAGGAGTTCTCACCTGAGGAAAATCCCTAATCTTGGTGGAATTGCCATCTTTTTTTCATTAGGCGTTTGCGCTCCAATCTTCGCATACGAATTATTTGACCGTTATAAATTCTTGTTTGCCTCCTTTATTATTCTGTTTTTTGTTGGTGTAATGGACGATATTATGGTTCTGCGGGCTTATAAAAAGCTGTTGGCTCAGATATTAGTTTCAGCACTGCTTGTTATAGGTTCTGATGTCCGTATCAGAAATCTTTTCGGGGTTTTTGGGGTCTATGAGATTAATTATTATGTGAGTGTTGCCTTCAGTATATTGACATTTATTATTTTGATTAATGCTTTTAACCTGATTGATGGAATAGACGGATTGGCGGGCAGTTATACCATTGCCACAAGTGCCTTGTTTGGGATCAGTTTTTTCAGATTAGGAAGCCACAATGATCCTTTGGTTATTCTTTGCGGTATTTTGATTGCCGCTTCTCTAGGTTTTCTATTTTATAATTTGTCCAATAAAAGAAGCACCAAAATATTTATGGGTGATACAGGTTCCATGATATTGGGCTTTTTGTTGTCGTTCACCGGAATATCTTTTATTGATATTTTTATTGCGAAAAGAGATGACGTCTTTTATCACTTACAATCTGCTCCGGTAATTGCAGTGGCAATTTTGATTTTACCGATTATAGATACACTTACGGTAATCATTACTAGAATTTATCACAAAAAATCGGTATTATCTCCGGATAAAAACCATATCCATCACAAATTATTGAATCTTGGTTTAACCCACAGAAGATCTACTGCTTATATTATTGCTTACTATCTTTTTATAATTATAGCGGCCTATTTTTTAAGACATCTTAATGTAAATCAATTATTACTAATTATTGTAATATTAGGTTTTTTGGGGGCTTATCTTCCGATATTTTTGTTACGGTTCAAAAAAGATTAA